From Dietzia sp. ANT_WB102, a single genomic window includes:
- a CDS encoding alpha/beta fold hydrolase, protein MEPRRTTADVSAGTLDVFVWEPDRCAVDAGDARTVLALHGFPESAWEWEKVAEILAGQGVRVVAPMQRGYSPAARPVGVHNYAIEHLAADALDVADGQGLDRVHVLGHDWGASVAWWLAAYHPDRVASLTAISVPHLAAFSAAIESDPDQQARSAYFGLLRQEGKAEDVLLDGDAHRLRAMFDGQVPASLVARHLNVLGERSALTAALNWYRAMRRYDLPDVTVPTTFLWGGQDPAIARSGAEATAARVTGDYRFVDRDDLGHWLPEQDPAWVAREVFARVI, encoded by the coding sequence ATGGAACCCCGGAGAACCACCGCAGACGTCTCGGCGGGCACCCTCGATGTCTTCGTCTGGGAGCCGGACCGTTGCGCGGTCGACGCCGGTGACGCTCGAACGGTGTTGGCCTTGCACGGATTCCCCGAGTCGGCGTGGGAATGGGAGAAGGTCGCGGAGATTCTGGCAGGTCAGGGCGTCCGGGTGGTCGCCCCGATGCAGCGTGGATATTCGCCCGCTGCACGCCCGGTGGGCGTGCACAACTACGCCATTGAGCACTTGGCAGCGGACGCCCTCGACGTGGCGGACGGACAAGGGCTCGATCGGGTGCATGTCCTGGGACATGACTGGGGCGCATCGGTGGCGTGGTGGCTGGCCGCGTACCACCCCGATCGGGTCGCCAGTCTCACGGCCATCTCCGTCCCGCATCTCGCCGCGTTCTCCGCCGCGATCGAATCAGATCCTGACCAGCAGGCTAGATCGGCCTACTTCGGATTGCTCCGGCAGGAGGGCAAGGCCGAGGACGTGCTTCTTGATGGCGACGCCCACCGGCTGCGCGCCATGTTCGACGGGCAGGTCCCGGCGAGTCTGGTCGCCCGGCATCTCAATGTGCTCGGGGAGCGCTCGGCCTTGACCGCAGCTCTCAATTGGTACCGCGCAATGCGGCGGTACGACCTCCCCGACGTCACAGTTCCCACCACATTCCTGTGGGGCGGGCAGGATCCCGCGATCGCGCGCAGCGGGGCCGAGGCGACGGCGGCGCGGGTGACGGGTGACTACCGTTTCGTCGACCGCGACGATCTCGGTCACTGGCTACCGGAACAGGACCCCGCGTGGGTGGCACGCGAGGTCTTCGCCCGGGTCATCTGA
- the gcvP gene encoding aminomethyl-transferring glycine dehydrogenase, translating into MTTSPHTARTGGEFVARHLGPDAPGLERILDTIGVNSLDELAQRAVPSVIVDKVGSDGRAEGIDALPEPLSEADTLAALRELANRNSVAVSMIGQGYYDTLTPPVLIRNIIESPAWYTGYTPYQPEISQGRLEALLNFQTMVSDLTGMDMANASMLDEGTAAAEAMTMLRRANRSSKSSRFAVDTDIFPQTAAILATRAEPLGIELVSANLVDNGLPEGEFFGALVQTPGASGRVADVAKLIEQCHERGTMVAAGVDLLAATVLTPAGEKGADACFGTTQRFGVPMGFGGPHAGFLACRSPHARNLPGRLVGVSTDADGRVAYRLALQTREQHIRREKATSNICTAQVLLAVLAAMYASYHGAEGLTAIARRVHAHAESLAEGLRSVGVEVAHDDFFDTVLTRVPGRADEVLAAAATRGVNLWKVDDDTVSIACDEATTSEHVAIVLEAFGGNGGSVPELSVDPAYGDRTSEFLQHEAFLRYRTETAMLRYLRALSDKDMALDRTMIPLGSCTMKLNATTEMEPITWPEFNRLHPFAPADQNSGIRELVADVEKWLVDITGYAAVSLQPNAGSQGEYAGLLAIRAYHRSRGEENRTVCLIPSSAHGTNAASAVMAGMKVVVVACRENGDVDVDDLRAKVDKYGCDLSAIMITYPSTHGVYEHDIEEICAIVHDAGGQVYIDGANLNALVGVARPGRFGGDVSHLNLHKTFCIPHGGGGPGVGPVAVAEHLREFLPGHPHEEGLGTGGVVSSAAFGSASILPITWAYIRMMGADGLRRATLTAIASANYLARRIGEHFPVLYSGEGGWVAHECILDLRPLIDSVGISIDDVAKRLADFGFHAPTMSFPVPNTLMVEPTESEDLAELDAFCDAMAAIRTEIDRVAAGEWTVEDNPLRGAPHTAESVSADEWSHAYPRSIAGYPLGSSWRPKVWPAVRRIDGAYGDRNLVCSCPPMDAFAQD; encoded by the coding sequence GTGACGACGTCCCCCCATACCGCCCGGACCGGTGGCGAATTCGTCGCCCGCCACCTGGGTCCCGACGCCCCAGGCTTGGAACGCATCCTGGACACCATCGGGGTGAACTCGTTGGACGAGCTGGCCCAGCGGGCCGTCCCCTCGGTGATCGTGGACAAGGTGGGCTCGGACGGCCGCGCGGAGGGGATCGACGCGCTGCCTGAGCCGCTCTCGGAGGCCGACACCCTGGCAGCGTTGCGCGAACTCGCGAACCGCAACTCCGTTGCCGTATCAATGATCGGCCAGGGGTACTACGACACCCTCACCCCACCGGTGCTGATCAGGAACATCATCGAGAGCCCGGCGTGGTACACGGGGTACACCCCGTACCAGCCGGAGATCAGCCAGGGCCGTCTCGAGGCGCTGCTCAACTTCCAGACGATGGTCTCCGACCTGACCGGTATGGACATGGCCAACGCCTCCATGCTGGACGAGGGGACGGCTGCTGCCGAGGCCATGACGATGTTGCGCCGGGCCAACCGCTCCTCCAAGAGCTCCCGCTTCGCCGTCGACACCGACATCTTCCCCCAGACAGCGGCCATCCTGGCCACCCGCGCTGAGCCCCTGGGCATTGAACTGGTCTCCGCGAACCTGGTCGACAACGGGCTGCCGGAGGGCGAGTTCTTCGGCGCACTCGTGCAGACCCCTGGTGCGTCCGGCCGTGTCGCCGACGTAGCCAAGCTCATCGAGCAGTGCCACGAGCGGGGCACCATGGTCGCCGCGGGTGTCGATTTGCTCGCGGCGACTGTCCTGACACCGGCGGGGGAGAAGGGGGCGGACGCCTGCTTCGGTACGACCCAGCGTTTCGGGGTGCCGATGGGCTTCGGCGGTCCGCACGCCGGTTTCCTCGCATGCCGCAGCCCACACGCCCGCAACCTTCCGGGTCGTCTGGTCGGGGTGTCGACCGACGCAGACGGGCGGGTCGCGTACCGGCTCGCTCTCCAGACCCGCGAACAGCACATCCGTCGCGAGAAGGCGACCTCGAACATTTGCACCGCCCAGGTCCTCCTCGCCGTCTTGGCCGCGATGTACGCGTCCTACCACGGTGCGGAAGGTCTCACGGCTATCGCCCGTAGGGTGCACGCCCACGCCGAGTCATTGGCGGAAGGTCTGCGTTCCGTCGGCGTCGAGGTGGCCCACGACGATTTCTTCGACACGGTGCTGACACGCGTGCCGGGACGCGCCGACGAGGTGCTTGCCGCGGCCGCAACGCGCGGCGTGAACCTGTGGAAGGTCGACGACGACACTGTGTCGATCGCCTGTGACGAGGCCACCACCTCGGAGCACGTCGCAATCGTTCTCGAGGCGTTCGGCGGGAATGGCGGATCGGTGCCCGAGCTCTCGGTTGATCCTGCCTATGGCGATCGCACGAGTGAGTTCCTGCAGCACGAGGCGTTCCTGCGCTACCGCACCGAGACGGCGATGCTGCGGTACCTGCGAGCGCTCTCGGACAAGGACATGGCCCTGGACCGGACCATGATCCCGCTCGGATCATGCACGATGAAGCTCAACGCCACGACCGAGATGGAGCCGATCACGTGGCCGGAGTTCAACCGTCTCCACCCGTTCGCCCCGGCAGACCAGAACTCCGGGATTCGGGAGCTTGTCGCGGACGTCGAGAAGTGGCTCGTTGACATCACCGGGTACGCGGCGGTCAGCCTGCAGCCCAATGCCGGTAGTCAGGGCGAGTACGCCGGCTTGCTGGCGATCCGCGCCTACCACCGGTCGCGCGGTGAGGAGAATCGGACGGTGTGCCTCATCCCGTCGTCCGCCCACGGAACGAACGCCGCCTCCGCGGTCATGGCCGGGATGAAGGTGGTCGTGGTGGCGTGCCGTGAGAACGGCGACGTCGACGTGGATGATCTGCGCGCGAAGGTCGACAAGTATGGCTGCGATCTGTCGGCGATCATGATCACCTACCCCTCAACCCATGGTGTGTACGAGCACGACATCGAGGAGATCTGCGCGATCGTCCACGATGCCGGTGGCCAGGTCTACATCGACGGTGCCAACCTCAACGCGCTCGTCGGGGTGGCGCGTCCGGGGCGGTTTGGGGGTGATGTGAGCCACCTCAACCTGCACAAGACCTTCTGTATCCCCCACGGCGGCGGTGGACCCGGTGTGGGGCCGGTCGCGGTGGCGGAGCACCTTCGGGAGTTCCTACCCGGGCATCCCCACGAAGAGGGCCTCGGTACGGGTGGCGTGGTGTCCTCGGCCGCTTTCGGTTCCGCATCGATCCTGCCCATCACCTGGGCGTACATTCGGATGATGGGCGCGGACGGCCTTCGCCGGGCTACGCTCACCGCCATCGCCAGCGCCAACTACCTGGCCCGGCGTATTGGGGAGCACTTCCCGGTCCTGTACTCCGGCGAAGGCGGGTGGGTCGCCCACGAATGCATCCTCGACCTGCGCCCGCTCATCGACTCGGTCGGAATCTCGATCGACGACGTGGCCAAGCGTCTCGCCGACTTCGGATTTCACGCCCCCACCATGAGCTTCCCGGTGCCCAACACCCTCATGGTCGAGCCGACGGAGAGCGAGGACTTGGCCGAGTTGGACGCGTTCTGCGATGCGATGGCGGCCATCCGGACCGAAATCGACCGGGTCGCCGCCGGTGAGTGGACGGTTGAGGATAACCCCCTTCGGGGCGCACCCCACACGGCCGAGAGCGTGTCCGCGGACGAGTGGAGTCACGCGTACCCGCGCAGCATCGCCGGTTATCCCCTCGGATCGAGCTGGCGCCCCAAGGTCTGGCCGGCAGTCCGCAGGATCGACGGCGCGTACGGCGACCGGAACCTGGTCTGTTCCTGTCCTCCAATGGACGCCTTCGCCCAGGACTGA
- a CDS encoding MerR family transcriptional regulator: MADHTRVSEPSVADTNTEGLFGGPEEGTQGSFDEVQPGLFPDDGIPDGTSGYRVPIACQIAGITYRQLDYWARTDLVVPSIRNAAGSGSQRLYSFKDILVLKIVKQLLDTGISLQNIRKAVDQIRSRGVEDLATITLFSDGRTVFECTSKEEVFDLLQGGQGVFGIGIGGAMRELAGSIAEFPAETVSEDDIVTPVEDELAARRRARASRRTG, encoded by the coding sequence GTGGCCGACCACACCCGGGTCTCGGAGCCGTCCGTCGCCGATACGAACACGGAGGGCCTCTTCGGGGGCCCAGAAGAGGGCACCCAGGGGTCCTTCGACGAGGTGCAGCCCGGACTCTTCCCCGATGATGGGATCCCGGACGGCACGAGCGGGTACCGGGTACCGATCGCGTGTCAGATCGCCGGGATCACCTACCGCCAGCTCGACTACTGGGCCCGCACCGACCTCGTGGTGCCCTCCATCCGCAACGCGGCCGGCTCGGGCAGTCAACGCTTGTACTCGTTCAAGGACATCCTGGTCCTGAAGATCGTCAAGCAATTGCTCGACACCGGGATCTCCCTGCAGAACATCCGGAAGGCCGTGGACCAGATCCGCTCACGGGGGGTGGAGGACCTGGCCACCATCACCCTGTTCTCCGACGGTCGCACTGTGTTCGAGTGCACCTCCAAGGAGGAGGTGTTCGACCTTCTGCAGGGTGGCCAGGGCGTGTTCGGTATCGGCATCGGGGGCGCTATGCGTGAACTCGCCGGGTCGATCGCCGAATTCCCCGCGGAGACGGTGTCCGAGGACGACATCGTGACGCCGGTGGAGGACGAGCTTGCGGCACGCCGGCGCGCTCGCGCCTCACGCCGCACGGGCTGA
- a CDS encoding bifunctional nuclease family protein, with the protein MREVDIVGVRFEEPEYAPVLILHEKDGGRYVPIWIGAAEAAAISLQQQGVQPSRPLTHDLVATLLDTFSHPLEQVEIVGVSEGTFFAELVFGSTRVSARPSDAVAVALRTSSPVLVSREVLDEVGISLVEQGEEEVEAFREFLDQVSPDDFLGGPDAPEEPGGTAS; encoded by the coding sequence ATGCGAGAGGTCGACATCGTCGGCGTCCGTTTCGAAGAGCCGGAGTACGCGCCCGTATTGATCCTGCACGAGAAGGATGGCGGTCGCTACGTTCCGATCTGGATCGGCGCAGCCGAAGCTGCGGCGATCAGCCTCCAGCAGCAGGGTGTGCAGCCGAGCAGGCCGCTCACTCATGACCTGGTGGCGACACTGCTGGACACGTTCTCCCATCCACTAGAGCAGGTGGAGATCGTCGGAGTATCCGAGGGAACGTTCTTCGCGGAATTGGTGTTCGGTTCAACCCGGGTATCCGCCCGCCCGTCCGACGCGGTGGCTGTCGCGCTGCGGACCTCCTCGCCGGTACTCGTCAGCCGAGAGGTCCTCGACGAGGTCGGAATCTCGCTCGTGGAACAGGGCGAGGAAGAGGTCGAGGCCTTCCGCGAGTTTCTCGACCAGGTGAGCCCAGACGACTTTCTCGGCGGGCCGGATGCACCGGAAGAGCCAGGCGGGACGGCCTCCTAG
- a CDS encoding MerR family transcriptional regulator: protein MTAAGQGAPKEEYLSIGGVIALLSPEFPDLTVSKVRFLENEGLVTPERTASGYRRFSVEDRERLRYVLTAQRDRYLPLKVIRQELDALDAGIADGSTAALRPRPGEDGVPGSTPDDFRSDSLKRLTRENVVEQSGVDAALVDALIDAGLIATGPGGFYDPESVLLARTAQELAAHGVDVRHLRGFRTAADRQTGLITQIAGPVARQGDADARDRAAELAREIAALSVSLHSTLVTVAVRHALES, encoded by the coding sequence GTGACCGCCGCCGGACAGGGCGCCCCGAAGGAAGAGTATCTCTCTATCGGCGGCGTCATCGCACTTCTGAGTCCGGAGTTCCCGGACCTGACGGTGTCGAAGGTCCGGTTCCTCGAGAACGAGGGGCTGGTCACCCCTGAACGCACTGCGAGCGGATACCGGCGCTTCAGCGTCGAGGATCGCGAGCGACTGCGGTACGTCCTGACGGCCCAACGCGACCGGTACCTGCCGCTCAAAGTGATCAGACAGGAACTCGACGCCCTCGACGCAGGTATCGCCGACGGGTCGACGGCTGCGTTGCGGCCCCGCCCCGGGGAGGATGGCGTCCCGGGCTCCACCCCGGACGACTTTCGCAGCGACTCCCTGAAGAGGCTTACCCGGGAGAATGTGGTCGAGCAGTCCGGGGTGGACGCGGCCCTGGTCGACGCCTTGATCGATGCCGGTCTGATCGCCACGGGACCCGGCGGATTTTACGACCCGGAGTCAGTCTTGCTGGCGCGTACTGCACAGGAGCTCGCCGCGCATGGGGTGGACGTGCGCCATTTGAGGGGCTTTCGTACTGCGGCGGATCGCCAGACCGGGTTGATCACACAGATCGCCGGCCCGGTGGCCCGCCAGGGCGATGCCGATGCCCGTGATCGCGCCGCGGAGCTGGCGCGGGAGATCGCGGCGCTGTCGGTGTCGCTTCATTCGACTCTGGTGACCGTCGCCGTAAGGCACGCTCTCGAGTCCTGA
- a CDS encoding FHA domain-containing protein, with protein MPEATAETTSVFRAELLNESDQQAAQSDSAVTGIEGLPEGQALLVVKRGPNAGSRFLLDQDATSAGRHPDSDIFLDDVTVSRRHAEFRSEGESFTVVDVGSLNGTYVNREPVDSASLSNGDEVQIGKFRLVFLTGTPGQ; from the coding sequence ATGCCCGAGGCGACCGCCGAGACCACCTCCGTGTTCCGTGCCGAACTCCTCAACGAGTCCGACCAGCAGGCGGCGCAGTCCGACTCGGCGGTCACCGGCATCGAAGGGCTCCCGGAGGGGCAGGCGCTGCTGGTGGTCAAACGTGGCCCCAACGCAGGGTCGCGGTTCCTTCTCGACCAGGACGCGACCTCCGCCGGACGCCACCCGGACAGCGACATCTTCCTCGACGACGTCACGGTGAGCCGACGTCACGCAGAGTTCCGTAGCGAGGGCGAATCCTTCACCGTCGTCGACGTGGGTTCGTTGAACGGTACCTACGTGAACCGCGAGCCCGTCGATTCGGCGTCGCTGTCCAACGGCGATGAGGTGCAGATCGGCAAGTTCCGCCTGGTCTTCCTGACGGGTACGCCCGGGCAGTGA
- the gcvH gene encoding glycine cleavage system protein GcvH — translation MSDQNIPEQLRYTDEHEWVERVSDTRVRVGITEYAQSKLGDIVFVQLPDVGGETESGEPFGEVESPKSVSDLYAPLSGKVVEVNTALETSPELVNSDPYGEGWIVVLEIADVDDLEAQLEQTLDSDGYAKITAG, via the coding sequence GTGAGCGATCAGAACATCCCCGAACAGCTCCGGTACACCGATGAGCACGAGTGGGTCGAGCGTGTGTCGGACACCCGGGTGCGTGTCGGGATCACCGAATACGCCCAGTCCAAGTTGGGTGACATCGTGTTCGTCCAGCTCCCGGACGTCGGCGGCGAGACCGAATCGGGTGAGCCTTTCGGAGAGGTCGAGTCGCCCAAGAGCGTGTCAGATCTCTACGCCCCGCTCAGCGGCAAGGTCGTCGAGGTCAACACGGCGCTCGAGACCTCGCCCGAATTGGTCAACTCGGATCCGTACGGTGAGGGGTGGATCGTCGTTCTCGAGATCGCCGATGTGGACGACCTCGAAGCCCAGCTCGAGCAGACGTTGGACTCGGACGGGTACGCCAAGATCACTGCGGGCTGA
- a CDS encoding CDP-alcohol phosphatidyltransferase family protein, with amino-acid sequence MNSSRDGRRETDLREWRTGEGRVLGARIPPPQDGHLSAAVPPGLGPETQTRVPAISDRFWTLPNAISLARIALIPVLILSILAWDDPPLALWLLGVLVISDWLDGKIARLWNMRSTWGERLDPIADRILVATVPVTFAVAGYIPVWIVVVLVARDILLVTTLPVYRRRGIDPEVMYLGKAATFALFWSLPLLLAGHAGVPGGQALELVGEACLFWGVGLYAWSGGIYVWQAWRIARAVRPRGARSADVGTSDGV; translated from the coding sequence ATGAATTCGTCACGCGACGGTAGACGGGAGACCGACCTCCGCGAGTGGCGGACTGGAGAGGGCAGAGTCCTGGGCGCCAGGATCCCGCCTCCGCAAGACGGACACCTCTCCGCGGCGGTGCCCCCCGGTCTGGGCCCCGAGACCCAGACCCGGGTGCCCGCGATCAGCGACAGGTTCTGGACGCTGCCCAACGCGATTTCGCTGGCTCGCATCGCACTGATCCCCGTACTCATCCTGAGCATCCTGGCGTGGGACGACCCGCCCCTCGCACTATGGCTGCTCGGGGTCCTGGTCATCTCCGACTGGCTCGATGGCAAGATCGCACGATTGTGGAACATGCGTTCAACCTGGGGTGAGCGACTGGATCCGATCGCGGACCGGATCCTCGTGGCCACTGTCCCGGTGACTTTCGCGGTGGCGGGTTATATCCCCGTGTGGATCGTGGTGGTGCTGGTCGCACGGGACATCCTGCTGGTCACCACGCTCCCGGTCTACCGTCGGCGGGGGATCGATCCCGAGGTCATGTACCTGGGCAAGGCGGCCACCTTCGCTCTGTTCTGGTCGCTTCCGTTGCTGCTCGCCGGCCATGCCGGTGTGCCGGGAGGTCAAGCCCTCGAATTGGTGGGGGAGGCATGTCTGTTCTGGGGCGTCGGCCTGTACGCCTGGAGCGGGGGTATCTACGTGTGGCAGGCGTGGAGGATTGCGCGAGCGGTTCGCCCTCGTGGGGCCCGATCGGCTGATGTCGGGACGTCCGACGGTGTGTAA